The Rhinolophus ferrumequinum isolate MPI-CBG mRhiFer1 chromosome 2, mRhiFer1_v1.p, whole genome shotgun sequence genome includes the window CATCGTTATCTTCAGAGTCGTCATTTCAAACACAAACGAGGTTTGGATAGTGATGTTCTAGCAGCAAGTAGAGTAACATCTTCTATAGCACAGTGGCCGGTAGCCATAAAAACCACAGCCAGAGCCATATCCACAGCCATATCCAGATCCATAACCACAGCCATATCCGGATCCATAACCACAGCCATGTCCGGATCCATAGCCACAGCCATATCCGGATCCATAACCACAGCCATATCCGGATCCATAGCCACGGCCATAATAGGGGCCAAATCCACAGCTATAGCCGTATCCACAGCCAGAGCCACAGGAATTGCCGTAGTAGTTGCCACACATGTTGTCAGGAGAAGAGAACTCAGGTGAGTTGCAAGAGGATGTTTCTGAAGTGTCTCTGTCTTTGACTTGCCTTGGACCTTTATATACTGTCAGTAATTGGCAGGGCATTCCATTCCTCTCCTGACTTAGACAACAAATATGGAAGCAACTACAtattatgtgccagtcactgttgaCAATCATTTATGTTTTGCCTAAAATGAGCTCATTATTTTGGAGACTCTGGTTTTATCATTTTCACGAAGAGCTGTCACAACAGAATCATGTGcccaaaagtaaaagtaataCCCAATTTCAAAAGGTCTTGTTATTAACTGCCTTATATAATAAAGTTTTGGGGGATTGTAGGAAAATATTGCCAATTTTTCACTCTACTCTTTCCTATAATGTGTACCTCAGtctatagaaaaggaaataactaCCATCTCCTTTCTGGATTCATTGCAATTTCTTGTCAGGCTTCTCCCACCCAGATACCTACTGCCAGACACTTAGTGGCATCTTATGGCAGAAACCGAGAATGGTGCTGATTCTACAAGACAACAGAACTCTCCcttaaacaaaaaaacatatgGTTCAAATGTCAGTGTTGTGATCTAGATGTCCTGGTTTATAGCTATGCATCTATAAATACACTTCGTTATATATAGGTGTCTCAATCCAAACATACCGTTTTCTTAGTCCATACAAACAAATGACCATTCCATCACCAAACATGCACTCAAAAAAGgtacgtttgtttgtttgtttctttgtgagGGAAAGATTTTTTGCTCATCTTACTTATCTAGGTTTTACTTAAATCACCATTTACAGAAACAAGCAgactcaaaatttaaattattttttacaacagCAACTATAAAATCAAATTTGAAGGGAAGTATAAACTCAGGTCATTCTTTCTACTGGATACTCGAATTTCAACAACAAAGGAAAGAGTGGTTTACTGAATGCCTTCAACAAGCATTTTCACAAAGACTTTTACAATGCTACCAATTTCATTTCCTgagaattttcattatttttccttcacttgagaaatattcttattttttgttatagTGGTCATTGGTCAATCTGATCACTCTGCTATATTTCACCCCTaacaataaacataaagaaaatatatcccCATTACAACTgcttttccttcagtttctttcctcttctgtcattcttaaaattcaaaaccATAGCTTCCACTTCACAAATTACCTAAATAGACACATTACTTTTCAGTAACACTCCTAAAACCTATTTTCTGGCCACATCACCTCTAGATTATTGAAAAATTCTTCTTTCTATATCGCACTATTTCTAATATCTTTCTAGTTAGATTTCTGAATACTGATCCATAATGGCCGAAACCATCTCTATTATACGCAACCCTGTATAGCAAGCTCTGACTACAGTGCCTAGCTCATAATTTGCACTCaatcaatattttccaataaaaaacaGATGGGCTAAGTCAAGCAGATGTTCAAACACTTGTATCACTTTTAAGCTATAAAACATTTGGATATATTATcaccattttcccattttattcaaGCGGAAAGAATCAACACAATTTCAGATTCTgaaggtatcttttttttttcaattaaagtttattggggtgacaacggttagcaaagttacataggtttcaagtatacaattctgtactacaacatctatatatcacattgtgtgttcaccacccagaatcaattctctttccttcactatatatttgatcctgtttaccctcatctaccaaccccctccccctttacactctggtaaccattaaactattgtctgtgtccattagtttttgtttctttgtttgtttgtcttgctcctttgttgctttcagttttatatcccacatatcaatgaaatcatatggtctcgactttttctctgtgacttatttcacttagcataataatctcaagatccattcatttGGTCGCAAATGccattatttcatctttccttatagcagaatagtattccaataGTATtccatatataccacatctctttatccaatcatctattgaaggatactttcgttgtttccatgtcttggccactgtaaataaagctgcaataagcATTGGAGCACTTATATCTTtatggatcaatgttttcagattttttggggtagatacccaggagagggtttgctgggtcatatggtaattctattcttcttaattttttgaggaacctccacactgccttccatagctgctaCACCAatatgcattcccaccaacagaaggttcctttttctccacaacctctccaatacttgttattatttgtctcgttgataatagccattctaactggtgtaaggtgatatcGCTTTGTGGtctttatctgcatttctctaatgattattgatgctgagcatcttttcatacatctattggtcatctgtatgtcctcttttgtcctctgcccttttttaattggattgtttgttttcttgtcattgagttgtatgagttccttatatattttggatattagcccctttggaaaagtcttctcccattcagttggttgtctcctttattttgtcaatggtttcttttgctgtgcagaagtttttagtttgatatactcccattcatttagtttagcttttacttcccttgcttttgaggtcaaattcctaaaatcctctttgaacccaaggtccatcagtttagtaactatgttttcttatatgcagtttattgttctGGGTCTTTTGTTTAGGTCTTTGTGCATTTTGACTTAATTTCAATACAATGaaagataacagtctagtttcattcttttacatgtggctttccaattctcccagcgccatctattgaagaggctgtcttttctccattgtatgtttttgggtCTTATAAtgaaaatcatctgtccatatttcaGAAGATATCTTAATCCTGAGTTTGTCGAAACCCTttcaatatacataaattatCTTACTCATGCCTCGCAAGTGATCGTCCTTTTGGATGTATCAATTATCTTATAATACCTAGTAaataatatcttttcttttttttttagaatgccTTCTATAATAAGGACCACAATGAACCAGTAAGGTAAATTTTCAAAGAGTGCAATGACTAGAATTTTTGTCCCGTTTATAAGTCTAACCTCAGAGTTACTCACAGCACAGTCAGCCCTTAGATCTGACTTACAAACGTACCAGCTGTGAACTGTTCTGCTGTTGAAAGAactcctgtttctctatcaattgGAACAATCACAGCCCGGGCACAGATAGCCTCATCTGCTGGCTGAGAGTGATGGCAAAACCATCTTCCTTAGAGTTGGCCATTTTGTGTTGTCTCCTAGCTTCAGAGACGTCAAGGTCAGACGTTGTGCAGTGACCCCTGTCATGTCATGGAGAGGACACAGTGACACATTTATTACTGCTGGTTGAATGTGAGTCTGAAAGTCATTTTCTGATATGGGATATGAATGAGACAGTTCTGGAAGGCCAATGAGAAAAGGACACTAGTTTCAGAACCCAACCAAGTAGTAGGTTCTGCAGGAAATCAAAGGGACTTTTTCATCCCATTCCTGTATCTGCCCCATTAAAGAACTAGGCCTTTCTGTTTTCCAGCTGAAAAAACATTGCTCTACCTGATCATACTCGGGACGTAATGGATTTTCTTCCACTTTCACACTTGCTTCTATACCTCTAATCCTTCTATGTAACTGGCATCACCTCATTTGTCACCAAAACAAATACCTCTCTAATATTTCAACCCTTCCTCTGCATTCTATTAAGCTGTTTTACTCCTTCCATATCAATAATCTGACTGAATTTATCTTAATTCTTTCtagatttctggattttttttatcttaacctaataaaatataaacactgagAAGAAAACTTGTTTGTAATTTTCCTGCTTTGTCTTTAGTTATTAGGATATGGCCCTTTCAAAcatactcaaaaatatttctcaattaagTGACATCAATTTCTTTAACCTTCatatatgcaaacaaatatatttgCCTTTCTTTATAATGCAGATGATACgatagaatatttttcttctaatttgtcttttctttagaGCTATACTCCTCATGCTAACTACCTGTGTCTGCTTCTAATTTCTCAATAATCCTGGAAACTATCCCTTCCATTCCATGACTCCTTAAATCACTCAGGCCACGGCTTCTCTCCCTGAGATTTCCCCCATCCTTCCTAAGTACATATTTTGTGTGTATAATGCACagttttgcccaaatttgtgagggaaagaTAAGGATgtgtagtactaattccatatctccataaatgtttttaattgttttatttatctcaGGATTTAAatgtgtaactctagaaatcaataatgacatacgtatgcaaaataataccctggaatatgatcatcAGTTTTGTTGCACTTATACGAACTTacaacgacgaagagttcttggccttctatgatgcataaatatcagaAATGTATTACCGGTACATAAATCTTCTTGCACTTTGTACCTGTTCTTgtagtttataattatttgttacatgaaaATTCTTATACgataacatgttaaaaataaatgctacaattcctttataatataaaaatcaagtccctaaacaaataacaaattgacttaaaaatttttttaaaagattattaccTCGAAAGTTTGGGTCTAAAACATGGGTctgcattatacacgggagcacataatatatggcaaaatacaataagtagaatttttctttctcttacagaTACACTGTAATTTCCGAGCACTTCTGAAATAGTATGATTGATGGTTGTGTATGTGAGTGCCTAGCATGTGGGATATCACAAGTAATTGGACTAgatattatttttgatgctggTATAAGAATAAGTGCCTGTGGTATATCAAGGAGGAACCCAGTTCAACTAAAATATTGTTAGCGCAATTTTCCAGAGAGGCTATAACACTTCAAAAAGAAGAATTCACAAGAAAGTACACAGAGATTtgttagaaacaaaaaatcatttttattgaaaatggtAATTTGCCCAACTGTAAGATGTTAGTATCATCAACACAGACATACCAGGGAATCAGAGATTAAGGGAGGAAAGGctaacatttggaaaatagtcAGATGGTAACATACAGCTTGGGCCACACAGATGCTATTCTGAGAAACGGGTGGTTGGAGGCCAAGACCTCTGTCAAGCATAGGATTTCCTGGATATAGAAACCTTGAGGTATGGATTCTTGAATCATCATTCCCTTCAGAGTCGTCATTTCAGATGCAAACAAGGCTTGGATAGTGATGTTCTAGCAGCAAGAAGAGTAACATCTTCTATAGCACAGTGGCCGGTAGCCCCAATAGCcacagccagagccagagccataGCCACAGCCATACCCAGATCCATAACCACAGCCATATCCGGATCCATAACCACAGCCATATCCGGATCCATAGCCACAGCCATATCCGGATCCATAGCCACAGCCATATCCGGATCCATAGCCACAGCCATATCCGGATCCATAACCACAGCCATATCCGGATCCATAGCCACGGCCATAATAGGGGCCAAATCCACAGCCATAGCCGTATCCACAGCCAGAGCCACAGGAATTGCCGTAGTAGTTGCCACACATGTTGTCAGGAGAAGAGAACTCAGGTGAGTTGCAAGAGGATGTTTCTGAAGTGTCTCTGTCTTTGACTTGCCTTGGACCTTTATATACTGTCAGTAATTGGCAGGGCATTCCATTCCTCTCCTGACTTAGACAACAAACATGGAAGCAACTACAtattatgtgccagtcactgttgaCAATCATTAATGTTTTGCCTAAAATGAGCTCATTATTTGGagactctgtttttatttaaagagcaTCATTTTCATTTGCTCTGCCAACGAATTGTCTCAATAGAATCATGTGcccaaaattaaaactaatcCTGAATTTCAAAACTTCCTGCTATTAAATACCTTATGCAACATGTTTGGGGAATTGTGGGAaaatattgcctcttcttcattCAACTCTTTCCTATAATTTCTACCTCTGTCCATAGGGGAGGAAATAACTGCCATCTCCTTTCTGAATTCATTGCAATTTCTTATCAGGCTTCTACAACTCAGATATCTACTGCCAGATACTTACTGGCATCGAATAGTAGAAACAGAGAATGGTGCTGATTCAATAAGACACAGAACAgctcccaaaacaaaaaacatatggTTAAATATTTCAAAGTGCTGTCATCTAGAAATCCTGGGTTATAGCTATGCATCTATCAATACGCTTCTGTATCTACACGTGTCTAAATCCAAACATCCCCTTTCTTCTCACGCCATACCAAACATCTGGccattccatcaccatacatgcactaaaaacaaagtgggattttattttgtttttgtgttttgtttgtttgggaaggacggagggagggaTTTTTTGTTAATCTTGCACTAGGTTTTATTTAAATCACCATTTTCATAAATGAACAgactcaaaatttaaattatgtttcacTTTAACCAACTATAAAATCAAAGTTGGAAGGGGGTATCAACTCAGAAAGATCATTTTTCCTACTGGATACTCGAATTTCAACAACAAAGGAAAGAGTGGTTTTCCAGTACTCTACCCAATGCCTTCAACAAGCATtttcacaaagatttttaaaaagctgtcaaTTTCATCTACTGGGAATTTTCATTATTAGACACTTTTCCTTCAGTTGAGAAATcttcttatctattttttttttgacattggtCATTCATCTAGTCTAGTCATTCCGCTGTATTGCACCCCTAACAGTtaccataaagaaaatatagcaccattacaattttttttctttggtttatttcttcttttgtcatcCTTCAATTAAAAACCGTAAATTCCACTTCACAAATTCCCTAAATAGACACATTAGTTATCAGTATCACTTCAAAACCTACTTTCTGGCCACAATATATCTAGATATGAAAAAATTCTTCTATCTATATCACATTATTTCTAATACCTTTCTACTCAGATTTCTAAATACTGATCCATAATGGCAAAAACCATCTCTGTTATGTGCAACCCAGCAAAACCACCTCTGACTACAGTGCCGAGTACATAATTTGCATTCCATCATTATTttcctcaacaacaaaaaaaaatagatgggTTAGCTCAAACATATATTCAGacatttgtgtcatttttaaactataagatattttcatGTGATATcaccattttcccattttattcaaGCTAAAGAATCAATATTTTTGACTAAGAGAGTCACACCATTTCAGATTTTGAAGATATAGTAAGTGTTAGTCTGTCAAGACGCTTTGCTGAATACATAAATTATCTTATACATGCTTAATAAGTGATACTCCCTTTCTGGATGAATCAATTATCTTATAATACCTAATCAGTATCTTGGAATAcctaaaatctttccttttttaaaaacgcATTCTATGATAAGaaccataatgaaataataaGTTAAATTTTCAAGGAACTGGAATAATTAGAATTCCCTTCCCATGTTtgtacgtgtttccccgaaaataagacctagccagaccaccagctctaatacatcctttggagcaaaagttaatataacacccagtattatattatattatactatattataaaagaccaggtattatattatattttatattacattatattatacccagcattatattatattatattataatacattacattattataatacattacattataattatattatattacattacattatattatattatattacaatatattatattagaccctgtctcatattaaaataagtctggatcttatattaatttttgctccaaaagatgtactagagctgatggcccggcgaggtcttattttcggggaaacacagtaagataaACCATAGAGTTCCCCACTGCACAGTCAGCCCTCAGATCTGACTTAGAAACCTGCCAGCTGTGAAATTCTCCTGCTCTTGAAAGAACTCTTCTTTCTTCATCACTTAGACCAATTACAGCCTGAGCATACAAAGCTTCACTCTAGGGCTGACACTAATGGCAGGGCCATCTTCCTTGGAGTTGAACATAGTGTGCAGTCTATTAGCTCTAGCGACCTCAGGGTCAGATGTTCTGCAGTGACCCCGTCATGTCATGGACAGGACACAGTGACACATTTATCACAGATGGCTGAATGTGAGTCTAAAAGACCTTTTCTATTGTGAGATCTAAATGAGAGAGTTCTGGAAAGCTAATAAGAACAGGACACTAGGGTCAGAACCCAACAAAGTAGTAGGTTCTCCATCCAGGTAGCCAATGGAACTTTCTCATCACATTCCGTATCTGCCCCATAAAAGAACTAGGTCTTTCTCTATTCAAGGGGAAAAACATTGGACCACCTGTCATACCTAATACTTAAtggatttctcttcctcctttacaCTTGCTACTATCCTTTGTAATCTTTCTATGCAGCTGGTATCACCTCATCTGTCACCACTACAAATACCTCTCTAATATTTCAACCCTTCCTCACTATTCCTCTAAGCTGTTTTATTCCCTCTATAATAATAATCTGTCTGACTTCATCTTAATTATTTCTACTGCTCTTTTTATCTTcatctaataaaatataaacactgagTAAGAAACTTGTTTGTAATTTTCCTGCTTTGTCTTAGTGTATAGGACGTGGCCCTTTCAAAcatactcaaaaatatttctcaattaagTGACATCAATTTCCTCAATGATCCtatatgcaaacaaatatatttgCCCTTCCTTGTAATGCAGGTGATatgatagaatatttttcttctaatttgcCTTTTCCTTAGCGCTTTAATTCTCATGCTTACTACCTGTGTCAGCTTGTAATTTCTCAAAAATCCTGGAAACTAACTCTTCCATTCCATTACTCCTTAAATCACTCAGGCCACAGCTTCTCTCCCTGGGACTTTTCTACATCATTCCTAAGTACCATATTTTGTCCTGTATAATGAACAGATTTTTGTCtaaatttatgagggaaaaataaggatgagcattatacatgggtCGT containing:
- the LOC117033035 gene encoding keratin-associated protein 21-1-like translates to MCGNYYGNSCGSGCGYGYGCGFGPYYGRGYGSGYGCGYGSGYGCGYGSGYGCGYGSGYGCGYGSGYGCGYGSGYGCGYGSGYGCGYGSGSGCGYWGYRPLCYRRCYSSCC
- the LOC117033028 gene encoding keratin-associated protein 21-1-like, which encodes MCGNYYGNSCGSGCGYGYSCGFGPYYGRGYGSGYGCGYGSGYGCGYGSGHGCGYGSGYGCGYGSGYGCGYGSGCGFYGYRPLCYRRCYSTCC